ATGCCCCCCAGGCCGAGGCCCGCTACGAGGCCTTCCGCGCGTGGACGGCCGGGCACGGCCTGCGCTGGGACGGCGTGGGCCTGGACATCGAGCCGGACATCCACGACATGCAGCGCATGCTGGCGAGCCGTTGGCGGCTGTTGCCCGCGCTGCTGCCCCGGCTCCGGCGCGGCGGGCAGTTGCGCGAGGCCCGGGCCCGGTACGGCGCCCTGCTGGCCCGCATCCGCGCGGACGGGTACCGGGTGGACAGCTACCAGCTCCCCTTCATCGTGGACGAGCGCCGGGCGGGCTCCACCCTGCTGCAGCGCCTCGTCGGCGTGTTGGACCTGGCGACCGACCGCGAGGTGTTGATGCTCTACTCCAGCTTCGTGCGCCCCCATGGCCCGGCGGTGTCGTGGAGCTACGGCCCGGACGCACGCTCCATCGGGGTGGGAGTCACCGGTGGCGGCGTGGACGTGCCGGGCCTCATCGAGGTGCCCCCGCTGGACTGGGAGGAATTCGCCCGGGACCTGCGGCTGGCGCGGCGGTGGACGGAGGACCTCCACGTCTTCAGCCTGGAGGGCTGTGTGCGGCAGGGCTTCCTCGCGCGGCTCCGCGACTTCGACTGGACGGTACTGGACGAGGCGCCTCCCGCGTCCGCCCGGCGCCTGGACCGGCTGCGACGGCTCGCGAGCCGGCTCCTCCGTTTCGCGGGCAGTCAGGGGTAGACACGACGGGAGACAATCACGTCATCGAGGGGGGAGACGGCACGCGGGCAACCTTCTTCGCGTGCGAGATCGACTCCAGATGTTCCTGCCGCAGGGGACGATCTCGACGAAGCCGGAGCGCGCTCTGCTCCGCGTCCGCCAGCATCTCCCATGCCTCGCGGGCCTGCCGAGGGAAGAGGTGAAGTGACTGCACGTAGAGGCAGGCGACGTGAACGCGCATCCCCAGATCGTGGAACCCGAGTTTCTGGATACGACGAAGCCATCGGCCAAACTCCTTCCAGGGCAGTCTGTTGCCGTATGTCTCGGTGAGAAGGGTACTTGTGATGATGCGCTGCACAGCGAGGCGCTGGGCAGCGGTTTTCGCCTTTCGCAGCCAGTGTTTCTCGAGCTTCAGGAGCTCTCGCCTGCATTGCTCGTATGGCGCCTTCGCCCTGAGTAACTCCAGGTAGTGAAGGTCGAGATCCTCGCTGAAGGTTGCAGCATGCTCCTGGCGTGAAGTCTTCATGCTCACGCTCCAGGGCAAGGCTTCCCGTTGGCACGCAGGGGCCAGTAGCCATACCGCATGCAGGCATCGAAGCACGCCTTGCACTGCGACTCACCCCAGACTCGGCCGTCATGTTTCCCACTTCTGCATTTCTCGTAGCGCGGCAGGCAGATGTCCTTCTCCCACCTTTCCCTCTCCTCTTGCGTCGGAAGCTCGGGGATGGGCGCGGCTTCGGACTCAGTGCGTCCAGGCGGTAGATAATTGGGGCGCGTGGCCTCTGTCGGAGGTGTTGCACCACACCGCTCGTATTGGCCCGGGTTCTGCTTGAGGCAACAGGTGACGGTGCTGTCGGTCGGGCTGCACTCGGCCAGAGTGAGCGCGAAGCCGCCGCCGTACCCCGAGGCGCTCGTTGATACACACCCAGATGCCAGAACGGTCAGCCCTACGGCGAGCCATGCCGGGCGGCACAGTTGACCGCGACCGACGACACGGGCTTGTTGCATGACGACCCCCAAGTGCCTGGACTCAGGGCCAAGATCGTCATGCCAACTGGACCATTGGCTAAAGGAGCCCTGCCCCTGTTGTGTCAGCCGGAGGACTTGTGCTCCCTTCCCGCTTCTGCGTTGGCTCGTGGTGTCCTCTTCCCATCGCTTCAAGGCTTCGAAAGCTCCGTAACTGCTCGCCGGACCCCCGTCATGACGAGAGGGGTGGAGACATGAGACCCCAGCCGAGCGACCCGCATCCGTCTGGCGGAGGACAAGGGGGCCCCAGGTACTCAACACACGGAGGCGCGCTCAGTCCGACGCGTCGCGGAGCACGGGGAGGGAGAGCTCGAACCGCGCGCCCTTCCCCGGTGACGAATGGACCTCGAGCGTCCCGCCATGGGCGAGGGCGATCCGCCGCGCGAGGTACAACCCGAGCCCCAGTCCCGAGGACTTGGGGCCGCGGGCGAAGCGCTCGAACAACCTGGGGAGCAGCTCGGGCGAGACCCCGGGCCCCTGGTCGACGACGGAGACGACGACATGGTCGCCGTCCGTGCGCGTCCGCGTCTCGACCTCCACCACCACCGGAAGCCCCGCGGGCGAGTGCTTCAGCGCATTGGCGACCAGGTTGGAAAGGGCCTGGCGAAGACGCTCGGGGTCGGCCACGAGGACGAGCTCCTCCGGGCCTCGGGACTGGACCTCGTGCGAGGGAAGCGTCGAGGTCGCCGCCACTTCCTGCACCAGCCGCATCACGTCCAGGGGCTGTGGGTGCAGCGAGAAGAGCCCCTGCTCCAGGCGGCCCACATCGAGCAGGTCGGAGGTGAGCCGGGAGAGTGCCTTGACACTCCCGAGCGCCGCCTCGGCATCGCGGATGTCGTCGACGGACCGCTGCCGGACCGACCGCCGGTGGATGAGCTCGATGCGCGCGCGCAGGGAGAACAGGTGATTGCCCATGTCATGCGCGAAGATGGTGATGAGGTCCTCGGCGGCGGACCGCCGGCCCTGCTCGAGGGCGGCCTTCGTCAACTGCTCCGAGAGCTCGATGCGGTGCGCCACCACGCCCACCCACCGGGCGACGGCCTCCAGGAAGCGGAGGTCGTCCAGGGAGAAGAACTCCGCCTTGTCCGAGGAGCACTCCAGGACGCCTCGCCGCTCCCCGCCCACTTCGATCACCGCCCCGATGGCGGACTTGATCCCCAACCCGAATTTGATGCCTGGCAGCTCCTCGGGGTCCTCGTCCTGATGGCCCGTGTGCCAGGGCATTCCTGTCTCGAAGATCTCCACGATCCGGCCGCGATTGGCGAGCTGTAGCCGGTCCAGGCCGAGGCGCTTCTGCTTGCGGGACATGGGGGTGTCGCTGATGCCCCTGGCCACGAGCGTCTGGGTCTCTGGCTCCAGGAAGAAGATGTCCACCTTGTCGGCATGGAGCAGTTCCACGAGGATCTGGGCCGCGTTATCCATCGTGGGACGGAGCTCGGCTCCCTGCAGCTCGAGCAGCTTCTCGAGCGCCCGCAGGAGCAACTCGCGCCGCCCGCTCTCACTCTGGGGTCGTTCCGAGGACACGACACAGAGGATATGTACCTCGGAGGTCAAGACCACTGTCCTACGGGACACATCCCCTGGCGGGCTCCTCGCTCCTCAGGAGGGCATGCGGCGGAGCGTCATTGGACGAGCCGGTGGATGTCCCCGCAGGCGATGTACGAGCCGCCGTTGCCGGTGGTGACGATCTCCTCCACCACGTACAGCACGTTCTCCTCGCGGATGTCGCGCGGGAAGCGGATGTTGAGGTTGGGGTCGTAGCCGTCGGACACCACGCGGGCGCGCAGCTTGCTGCCCTCCTTGACGCACTGGACGAGCACGCCGGTGCCCACCGTGTTCGTCGTGGGCAGATCCGCCGCCGAGCCCGTCACCTTGGACGCGGTGGGCTTGCCCTTCTTCTTCGCGGCCTCCGCCGAGCGGGCGCCGCGCTCCTGCCCGGGCAGCACCAGCCGCTTGATGGCGCCGCTCACCCGGTAGAACGTGCCGTCTCCCGACGGCTCCAGCTTGTCCACCACGTACGAGACGCCCTCCTCGCGCGCGCTCCGGGGGAACTGCACGTTGAAGCTCGGGTCATACCCCTCGGAGGCGGCGTGGACGCGCAGCTTGCCGCCCTCGCGCACGCACTTGAGGATGACGCCGGTGCCCGCGCTGGACACGGCCTCCAGGCTGTCCGCCGAGCCGCCCGCCGTCCCGCGCAGCGCCAGATCGCCACGGCTGCGCGTGCCCGCCTGGTAGGACTGATCCCTCATCTCCTTGCGGATGACCGGGTCGTACTTCCTCGACTCCAGGCGCTGCGCGTAGTGCGCGAGCTGCTCCACCTCCTCGGCGATGTCGTAGGAGGCCTTGTCGAGGTGGGCGGAGACCTCGGTGATGACCTGCCGCAGCCGCTGCGAGGCCGAGCCGAAGTCCCCCTTGTCGGCGAGCTCGACGGCCTGGTCCTTGACGCGCGCGATGCGCAGGCGGCTCGTCTGGGCCAGCACGTTCTTGTCCGCGGACACGGCCGCCGACTCCGAGGCCGAGGCCAGGTTGACGACGATGGGCACCTCGCCCGACAGCTCCCGGATGGCCCCGTCCACCACCGCCTGCGCCCGGAACACCAGCGTGGCGAGCGTCACCGGGCCACTGGCGCTCCCCGCGTCCACGGACAGCTCCGCCGCGAGCTGCCGCGGCTCGGTGGCGTACACGTCGCCCAGCCCCACCGCCACCTCCTGGCCCCGGGACTCGAAGCGGTAGCGGTTGAGCACGCTCGCCACCTTCACCTTGGGCGCCGGCTTGAGCGTCACCTCCAGGTTCTGCGCGACGAGCGAGCCGAGGCCCTCCATCTCGATGCCGAAGACGCCCTCGGCGTCGTCCGGCGTCTGGATGTAATAGAAGTGCCCCTCCCCGGCGTTGGCCATGCCGATGAGCAGGTCCTCGTTGAAGTTGGAGCCGAAGCCCAGCGTGGTGGTGATGATGCCGGCCGCGGACTTCTCCCGCGCCGTGGAGACGAGGGCGTCCGGATCGGTGATGCCCATGTTGGCCTGGCCGTCCGTCAGCAGGAGCACGCGGTTGACGCGCTCCGCGGCCTTGTTGGCCCCCACGTGCTCCACGCCCTTGAGCCAGCCGCCGCTCAGGTTGGTGCACCCGCCCGCGCGCACCTTGGAGAGCACCGCGCCGATGGCCGCCTTGTCCGTGACGCGGGTGGGCGCGAGCACCGAGAACACCGCGTCGTCATAGGTGACGATGGAGAGCCAGTCCTCCGGGCCCATCCGCTCCACGAGCTGCCGCGAGGCCTGCAGGGCGTGCTTCAGCGGAACGCCCGCCATGGAGCCCGAGCGGTCGATGACGAGGCTCAGGTTGAGCGAGCGCCGCGTGGACGCCGCCGGGGCATCGGCCTGGAACGTCACCACCAGGTCGACCTTGGAGGAGGTACCAACGGGGAGCACCGGACGGCTGAGGGTGTAGGTGGCCTTCATGGAGGGGCCCTTTCGTGAAGTATGCGACACAGCCTAGTCTCTCGCTCTGTCATGAGTCACTTCGGGCCTACCCGCCCCACCAGGTCGGACCCGTGTGCCAAGAAGAGGGGGGCACCTTGATCTGCCTGGCCTGTGCCGAGCTCCGTGCCACGGACTCCGCGACCACCTGCCCGAGTTGCGGAACCGCGCTCGTGCCCGCCACCGCGGAGCACCTGGACGCGCTCGTCCAGGAGAAGCTGCGACGGCGCATCTCGGACTGGCACGCCACACGGCTGCTCGACGAGCACACCGCGTCCCGGCTCACCGAGTCCCTCGCCGGCGCGCCCGTGGCGAGCGTCGCGGTGCCGCTGCTCGAGGACGCGAGCACCCTGGAACAGAAGGCCGATGCGCTCGCCGGGAAGCTGGAGCAGCTCGAGGACTGGCGGCCGGGCTGGGGCCAGGCGTTCTTCCAGGCGCTGGAGAACGCGGCGCGCGCGGAGCGGGAAGCGAAGCGCGCGTCCGACGACGAGGAGCTCGACATCGGCCTCGCCTCGGAGTCGGGGCAGGCGCTCTTCCACCGCGTGGACGCGGGCGCGCTCGGCGGCGGGCTGGATGCCATGGTGGCGCTCGATGACGCCGGGGGCGCGCGAGGAGAGGCGCTCAAGCTGCACGAGTACGTCTGGTGGTTCCTCGGGGCGGTGCTGGTGCTCGGTGGCTCGCTCATGGGCGTGCGCGAGGCATGGCGCGCTCTCGGGGGCGTGCCTCGCCAGCTGCTCGTCACGGGCGCCCTCTTCGCCTACCACGCGAGCTTCATCGGGCTCGGGGTGTTCCTCGCCCGGCGCTCGGCGTCGGCCGGGCGGGTGCTCGCGAGCATCGGCCTCGCGCTGCTGCCCGTGGTCTTCGTCGCGCTGTCCTCCCTGATGGGCCTGCACCCGGCGCTGGGAGGAGCCGTCTCGGCCGCGGCCGCCGGCCTGTGCCTGCTCACGCTGAGGCCCGCGGGCCGCCTGCTGTATGGGGCCTCCACGGTGTCGCTGGGCGTGGCGCTGCTCCCCTCGCTGCTGGCGGGACTGCCCCTGATGGGGCTGGACGATGCGCCCTGGACGCGCACCCTCTGCGCCTTCGGCGGTGTGGCGGCGCTCGGGGCGGCGGCGTGGCGAGCCAGTCGCGAGACGACGGGCCGGGCCGGGCTCTCCGTCCTGACCACGGGCCTCTATGGAGCGGCCGCGCTGGCCGTCTTCTCGGTCGCCAGCGCGCCGTCGGGCTTCGATGCCTTGGTGCCGGGAAGCCCGCTCTTCGCGGGGATGACGCTCTGGGCGGTGGCGCTCGCGGCGGTGGTGGCGGGCGTGGCGACCCTGGCTTCGGTGCGCGAGGCCCATCCCCGAGCGGCCCCCGCCGTGGAGACGCTCGCGCACGCGGTGGTGGCTTGCGGAGCGCTCGCCGGGGCGCTCTCGGCCTTCTCCGTGCCGCCTGGAGTGGAGCGATGGGTCGATGTGGCCTCCGCCTTCACGCCCTTGGCGGCGGCGCTGGTCTTCTTCGTGCTGGAGCCCACGCGCCGGGCGCTGGTCCATCCGGCCGCGCTCGCCACGGCCCTGGCGGGCGTGCTGCTGGCGCGGCTGGAGATGCCCTCGGAGGCGGGCTGGTGGATGGTGGGCCTCGCCACTGTCGGAGCGGGCCTGCTGCCCATCGCGCGGTTGCTCCCCCGGGGTACCCTTCGCTTCTGGTTGGAGGTCTGGGGCGTGGTGCTCTCGCTGGCCTCACTGCCACTCACCTCGCTGGCCACCTCGGCCTGGGGCTCGGGGACGTCGTGGCCGAAGGCCGCGGCGGGTGCGCTGGTGGCCGTCTCCGCGCACCTCGTCGCCGGTCATCAGTGGCGGGCACTGCATTACCTGGGAGGTGCCGCGCTCCTCTTCGGTACCTTCGGCGCCGTCGAGGCCTCGGCTGAAAACGCGAGTACCTGGATGTTGGTCGCCGCGCTCACCCTGGCCGCGGGTCTCTACGCCGTGACCGGGCTCATCCAGGAAGCGTGGATGCGACGCAACGGCAAGACGCTCGAGCTGCTCCCCCTGGACGACCTGTCACTCGCGATGGCCACGCTGGCCATCCTGCGCGCCTTCCCGGGAGCGCGGATCGTCCTCGATGGGGAGGACCCCTTTCCGCTTCGCTTCGCCACCCACGCAGAGTTCCTGAATCTCGCGATCCTCGGCGGGCCGCTCGTCCTCGCCTCGGTGCTCCTCCTGCTGCGCGTGAGAAGGGACCGCAGCCGGCTCGTCAGCGCCCTGGCCGCATGGGGCCTCGCGTTCTCGGTCGTGCAGTGGGTCCAGCAGACGAGCGGTCCGAGCCTCGCCGACCGCGCCCTGCTCCTCGCGCTGCTCGCGTTCGGCTTCTCCGCGATCGCGACACTGCGTGGCCGTGGATCCGAGCCCTCTACTCCCGCCAGGAAGGGACGGCCCCTGCTCGGGTGGCTCGAGCTGCCATTCGCCGAGCGGGGCCGCCCGCTCTACACCGATGGCTTCGCCGCCGTGTCGTTCCTGGCGGCCACGTTCTCCCTCGTCCTGCTCGTGAGCTGGATGTCGTCGCCCGACGAAGCCACGCGCTCCCGGGCCGTACTCGCGGGAGCGCTCCTCACGGGGAGCGCGGTGCTCGCCTTCCTCACGCGAGGCTTCGTCACGTGGCGCCTGCGCGGCGCGGTGGTGACGCTCGCACTCGCGGGACTCTTCATCGCCTTCACGGCGGTACTCAACCGCACGGGCCGGCCGCTGCCGCCCGACGTGGTGGCCCTGCGCCTGCCCTTCATCGGCGTGGGACTCTGGCTGCTGGCGCTCGCGACCCGGCGCTTCGGACCGTGGCTCGCCCGGCTCCTGGAGAACGAGCCCCAGGGACGCCTGTACCACTTCGTCCCGCACGCCGGAGTGGCCGCGCTGGGCGCACTGCTCGCGGTAGAGGCGTGGATCTTCGGTGGGCCCCTCCTGTCCCGCGCGCTGACGGTGGTGCCTCCGCTCATGCCGCTGGGCGCGGCGCTCCTGGCGCTGCTGCTCGCCTTCTCCTTCCGGGCCCCGGGCCTTGCCCGCCTGGGGTTGCTCCTGGGCATTCCGGGAGCCGCGTTGTGGGCCGTCCATCGCACCGTGCTCGGGCATCCGCTGGTGGCCTTCACACCGCCGGGTGGGCAGTGGATGCGCGCCGGGCTCCTGGAAGCCGCCCAGAACCTCGGGTGGCTCGCGTCCGAGGCCTGGCTCACCTCGGGAGAGACGGTGCCCCAGTTGTGGTACCGGGCCTTCGCGGGCGTCGCCGCCGCGGGGCTCGTGTACGCCGGCGCGGGCATGGTGCTATCCCCGCTGGGAGCGCGGCTCGACTTCCTCCGAGCCCTCCTGGGCAACGAGCCAGACTCCTTCGGCCAGCGGCTCACGCAGGCGCTGCACCACCAGGCGGGCATCGCCGCGGGGCTCGTCTTCGCCGCGGCGTTCTTCCAGCCCGGGCTGGAGGCGGCCGTGCTCACCCTCGCCTCTGGACTGCTGCTCATCGCGGGCCGGGCGAAGGCGCGTGCGCGAATGGTGGCGGGAATGGGCATCCTCCTGGTCATCCACGCCCTGGCGCACCGCGAGCCCCTCATCGGCGCGTGGCCGGGGCCGGTGCTCGCCCTCGTGGGGTGGCTGCTGGTGGCGCTGAGCCCGCGAGTGGCCCGCTGGCGGGGAATCGACGAGGGCGCGGTGCGAGCCCGCGCGCAACTGGGCGCGCTGTTCTTCTCCCTGAACGCGGCGGAGTACGCCCTGGCCAGCGGCGGCGCGACAGACCCGCTGATGGCCGTTCCCCGCCTGCTGCTCGATACCCTCTACGGGCTCGGTGGGCTCTGGACTCGGTCCACCGCCCTGCCGGTGACCTTCGCGCTCGTCGCCGCCTCGCTGTTCACCGGCGCGTACCAGTGGAAGGGCGCGCTGTCGAAGCTGGGCGCGGGGTGGGCCTCGATGGTGGCGGGGCTCGCCGCCGTGACGGGCCTCTCGGTGGGGCTCCTGGCGGGCGCGGACGAGGCCGGGAGGTTCGCGGCGTACGAGCTCCTCCTCACGCGGCACGGGACAGCGCTGGCGCTCTGCCTGGCGGGAGTGGCGGCGCTCGCGCACGCCGCCAACCGGTGGATTCGCGACGGCCGCGAGGACATCGCCCGGGGGCTCGCGTGGGGCCGGGACGCGTGGCTCCTCGTGACGGGTGGCCTGCTCGCGCTGGTGGCGGCGTGGGTGAGCACGCCGGATGAACGGGCGCTCCCGCTGGCGGGGGCGGCCATCGGCCTGGCGGTGGCGGTCTCCCTCCACTGCGCGTGGCGCGAGCGGACGGGCCGGCACGTGTACTTCGTGCAGGTGGCGGTGGTGGGCGTGTACGCGCTCGTGAGGGCGCTGTACGCGCGGGGCCTGCGTCCCGAGCACGATGCCCTCTTCGCCCTGGCGCTCGGCTTCGTGCTGGTGGGCGTGACGGTGCTGGCGCGGCGGGCGGGCATCGCCCCGGTGGAGCAGGCGACCCGCCGGTTCGCGGCGCTGCTGCCCGTGGGCATGGCCCTGGTGCTCCCCAGCGAGGCCACGGGCGAGGCCGCGCTGCTGGCGGGTGGCTCGGGCCTCCTGTACGCGGTGCTGGGCGCGGTGGAGCGCAGCCGGCTGTTCGGCTCGCTCGCGGCCACGGCCTGCAACGTGGCGCTGCTCATCGGCGCGCTCTCGGCGGACATGGAGGGCATCGAGGTCTACCTGGCGCCGCTCGGCATGCTGCTGCTGATGCTGGGGCAGCTCTTCACGAGCAGCCTGCCGCACGCGGCGAGGAACGCGGTGCGCATCGTGGGAGGCCTGCTGCTGTACGTGCCCGCGGCGTCCAAGCTGACACTCCAGCTCGGACAGGCGGAGGACGGGACGTATGCCCTCGTGTTCGGCGCGGTGTGCCTCCTGGGCGTGGCCGCGGGCATGGCCCTGCGCATCCGCGCCTACCTGGCGCTGGGGACGCTGTTCCTCACGCTGGACGTGGCGGCCACGCTCGTGCACGCCGGACTGAGGGACCACCGCATCGGCTTCGTGGTGATGACGCTCACCGGCCTCACCATCGTGGGAGGCCGGGTGCTGGCCACCTTGCGCCGCCAGGAGCTGGAGCTGCTCGTCCGGCGCGTGCGCGTCACGCTCCGGGGCTGGGACTAGCGAACTCACCCAGCACGACGAGCGAGCGGCCTTCCATGGGGAGCTCATGCTCCTCCACGGAGGAGAAGCCGCGCTCGCGCGCCAGGTCCGCCAGGTGCCGCCGCCACGGGTTGTACGGCATGCTGTTGTCCGAGCAGCACGGCACCACGGCGAAGGGCAGCCGGTACTTCGCCGCGTACTCGATGATGATCCGCGTCGCCCCGTCCGGGTGCATGCCCACGAGCAGGTCGCACTCGCACGGCTCCTCCAGCGTGAACATGCGCTGGGCGTAGCGCACGGGTAGGTGCTTGTGTCGCAGATCGAACGTGGTGACCGTGCGCCCCAGCCGCGAGAGGGCCTCGTTCAACCGGCCCTGCCCTCCGGCGATGTCGAAGATGCGGGGGGCGGCGAAGCGCTCGGTGATGAACTGGGCGAAGAGGTCGAAGCGACGCTTGTCGGCCATGCGCCCTCCTCTACACCAGGTCCGGTGCTCCGGATTCCCCCAGGAGCCCGCCAACCCGCCAGGGAGCGCCCGCTCTCGCGACAGGCGGCCGGGCCTGACTTGGATTTCCTTGAATTCACGGATAAGAATGACGCACCCTGTCGTGAGGTAACGTTGCTCCCGGTCATCTGCCTCACGCGACGATTCCGCGTACATGGCGCGGGCTGGTATCGCAATCTGAGAAGACCGGAGGAGCCGGCCCATGAGCGTCATCATCATTGGAGGAGGACTCAGTGGGATGGCGGCCGCCTTCCATCTGCGGCAGCGGGGCATCCCCGTGGTGCTGCTGGAGCGCGCGCCGCGGCTGGGGGGCAACATCCAGACGCACGTCCGCGACGGCTTCCTCCTGGAGAACGGGCCCAACAGCTTCTTCGACCGCGAGCCCTCCATGCGAGAGCTGGCCCGGGCGCTCGGAGTCGAGTCGCTCATCCAGCCCGCCACCGACGCGGCCCGGAAGCGCTACGTCTATACCCGCGGCCGGCTGCGAGCCCTGCCACGCCCCCTGCCCTCCTTCCTCGGCTCGAATGTCCTGCCGTTCACCTCGCGGCTGCGCGTGCTGGGAGACCTGTTCACCCGCCGGTCCGTCCGTGACGAGGACGAGTCGCTCGCCCGCTTCGGCCGCCGGCACCTCGGTCACACGGCCACGTCCGTGGTGCTCGACGCGGTGCAGAGCGGGCTGTTCACGGGAGACCTCGAGACGCTGAGCGCGCGAGCCGCCACGCCGCGTCCGAAGGAGCTGCCCCAGCCCGGCGCGCTGTGCTCCTTCCGGGGAGGGCTGCAGCGCATGGTGGATGCGCTGATCCGGCGCCTGGGGACCATCGCCCACACGAGGGCCCACGTGGAGCGACTCACCCCTGTCCCGGGAGGCTGGCGCGTGGTGGTGCGCGAGCAGGGGGAGCGCACGGAGTTGGAGGCCTCGCAGGTGGTGGTGTGCACCCCGGCGAACACGGCGGCCGGACTGCTGCGCGAGACGGACGCGGAGCTGGGCTCCCTGCTGGGGAGCATCACCTACGCACCGGTGGCGGTGGTGCACGTGGGCTTCGCCCCGGAGTCCGTGCCGAAACCGGACGGCGCGGGCTTCCTCGTGCCCGCCAGCGAGAAGCGCAGGCTGCTCGGCGCCATCCATGCCTCGACCCTCTTCCCCTGGCGCGCCGAGGGGGAGCGGGTGCTCTACACATGCATGGTGGGTGGGACGCGGCAGCCGGAGCTGGCCTCGCTGCCTCCGGAGGAGCTCGTCACGCTGGTGCGCGAGGAGCTCGCGCACATCACCGGGGTGCGCGCCGAGCCCGTCGTCACCGACGTGGTGCGCTGGCCGTGCGCCCTGCCCCAGTACACCCTGGGCCACGAGGAGCGCCTGGCGGCCATCGACCGGGCCGTGGCCCGCTGGCCGGGACTGCACCTCAGCGGCAATGCCTATCGGGGCATCAGCATGGTGGACTGTGTGCGAGACGCGGCCACGCTCGCGGAGCGGCTGGCGGCCCGGGTAGGGCCCACGGGCGGCGCCCTGGGGTTGGGCTCCCAGCAGCAGGCGTGAGCGTGTCGCATCCTCACAAGTCCAGCCCTCCTTCGGGGAGGTAGCGTCTCGCACACGAAGGACGCATCATCGGACAGGGGTCTGCGCCGTGATTACACATGTCGTGTTCGATTTCGATGGAACGCTGGCGAACTCGTTGAACGTGGCCATCGCGCTCTACAACGAGATCGCCGAGAAGAAACGTTACGGCAAGATGACGGCCGACAACCTCGCGGAGCTGCGCGGGATGACCGTGCGCGAGCGGTGCAAGCGCTTGGGGGTTCCACTCTACATGCTGCCCTGGGTGGGGGTGCGGGTCGGCAGGGGCTACCGAAGCGCGGTACAGACCATCGAGTTCAACGAGGGCATCCCCGAGCTGCTGAAGGAGCTGAGAGGCCGGGGTCTGGAGTTGCTCATCCTGTCCACCAACGACGAGGAGAACATCCGGGCCGTCCTGAAGCGGCACTCGGCCGAGGAGTGGGTGAAGGACCTCTATTGCGGTGGAGGAATCTTCGGCAAGGCCCGCCGGCTGCGCGCGCTGATGAAACGGACGGGGCTCCGGCCGGAGCAGCTCGTCTACGTGGGCGACGAGCACAGGGACGTGGTGGCCTGCAAGGAGGTCGGCGTGAAGGTCATCGCCGTGCGGTGGGGTGCCGACACCGAGGCCCTGCTGAAGCAGGCCGGGCCGGACTACATCGCCGAGCACCCGGCGGAGATCGCCGAGTGCCTGGGCCACTGGTCGACCCCGGCACCCGCGCCCGCGGTCCACTGACGAACGGGGCCCTCCCTCAGGAGAAGAGCTCGAGCAGGTCCTCGCGGGTGATGGCGGTGGCGGCCGACGCCTCGCTCAGGGCCGCCTCGAAGAGGGCGCGCTTCTTCTCCTGGAGCCCGAGGATGCGCTCCTCCACCGTGCCCTGCGACACCAGGCGGTACACCATCACCGGACGCTCCTGACCGATGCGGTGCGCGCGATCCGCCGCCTGGGCCTCCACGGCCGGGTTCCACCACGGGTCCATCAGGAATACGTGGTCCGCCGCGGTGAGGTTCAGGCCGGTGCCGCCAGCCTTGAGCGACATCAGCAGCACCGGAGCGCCCTCCGGTGACTGGAAGCGCGAGGTGATCTCCCCGCGATTGGGCGTGGACCCATCCAGGCGCTCGAAGGGAATCCCGGCCGCCTTGAAGTGCGGCTCGACCAGGTCGAGCAGCGAGGT
This is a stretch of genomic DNA from Archangium violaceum. It encodes these proteins:
- a CDS encoding GAF domain-containing sensor histidine kinase, with product MSSERPQSESGRRELLLRALEKLLELQGAELRPTMDNAAQILVELLHADKVDIFFLEPETQTLVARGISDTPMSRKQKRLGLDRLQLANRGRIVEIFETGMPWHTGHQDEDPEELPGIKFGLGIKSAIGAVIEVGGERRGVLECSSDKAEFFSLDDLRFLEAVARWVGVVAHRIELSEQLTKAALEQGRRSAAEDLITIFAHDMGNHLFSLRARIELIHRRSVRQRSVDDIRDAEAALGSVKALSRLTSDLLDVGRLEQGLFSLHPQPLDVMRLVQEVAATSTLPSHEVQSRGPEELVLVADPERLRQALSNLVANALKHSPAGLPVVVEVETRTRTDGDHVVVSVVDQGPGVSPELLPRLFERFARGPKSSGLGLGLYLARRIALAHGGTLEVHSSPGKGARFELSLPVLRDASD
- a CDS encoding vWA domain-containing protein, translated to MKATYTLSRPVLPVGTSSKVDLVVTFQADAPAASTRRSLNLSLVIDRSGSMAGVPLKHALQASRQLVERMGPEDWLSIVTYDDAVFSVLAPTRVTDKAAIGAVLSKVRAGGCTNLSGGWLKGVEHVGANKAAERVNRVLLLTDGQANMGITDPDALVSTAREKSAAGIITTTLGFGSNFNEDLLIGMANAGEGHFYYIQTPDDAEGVFGIEMEGLGSLVAQNLEVTLKPAPKVKVASVLNRYRFESRGQEVAVGLGDVYATEPRQLAAELSVDAGSASGPVTLATLVFRAQAVVDGAIRELSGEVPIVVNLASASESAAVSADKNVLAQTSRLRIARVKDQAVELADKGDFGSASQRLRQVITEVSAHLDKASYDIAEEVEQLAHYAQRLESRKYDPVIRKEMRDQSYQAGTRSRGDLALRGTAGGSADSLEAVSSAGTGVILKCVREGGKLRVHAASEGYDPSFNVQFPRSAREEGVSYVVDKLEPSGDGTFYRVSGAIKRLVLPGQERGARSAEAAKKKGKPTASKVTGSAADLPTTNTVGTGVLVQCVKEGSKLRARVVSDGYDPNLNIRFPRDIREENVLYVVEEIVTTGNGGSYIACGDIHRLVQ
- the hemG gene encoding protoporphyrinogen oxidase; this encodes MSVIIIGGGLSGMAAAFHLRQRGIPVVLLERAPRLGGNIQTHVRDGFLLENGPNSFFDREPSMRELARALGVESLIQPATDAARKRYVYTRGRLRALPRPLPSFLGSNVLPFTSRLRVLGDLFTRRSVRDEDESLARFGRRHLGHTATSVVLDAVQSGLFTGDLETLSARAATPRPKELPQPGALCSFRGGLQRMVDALIRRLGTIAHTRAHVERLTPVPGGWRVVVREQGERTELEASQVVVCTPANTAAGLLRETDAELGSLLGSITYAPVAVVHVGFAPESVPKPDGAGFLVPASEKRRLLGAIHASTLFPWRAEGERVLYTCMVGGTRQPELASLPPEELVTLVREELAHITGVRAEPVVTDVVRWPCALPQYTLGHEERLAAIDRAVARWPGLHLSGNAYRGISMVDCVRDAATLAERLAARVGPTGGALGLGSQQQA
- a CDS encoding HAD hydrolase-like protein; this encodes MITHVVFDFDGTLANSLNVAIALYNEIAEKKRYGKMTADNLAELRGMTVRERCKRLGVPLYMLPWVGVRVGRGYRSAVQTIEFNEGIPELLKELRGRGLELLILSTNDEENIRAVLKRHSAEEWVKDLYCGGGIFGKARRLRALMKRTGLRPEQLVYVGDEHRDVVACKEVGVKVIAVRWGADTEALLKQAGPDYIAEHPAEIAECLGHWSTPAPAPAVH